One genomic region from uncultured Subdoligranulum sp. encodes:
- a CDS encoding aldo/keto reductase — protein sequence MQYVQLGQTGLKISRLGFGGIPIQRIDQPGTRALLKAAHEAGINYIDTARAYTVSEGWIGQSLEELGLRDAFVLATKCRALTKADMEAELAASLKNLRTDHIELYQFHNPSMEDLKKILAPGGSLEALLEAKAKGVVGHIGLTAHLAAVFEAALEVPEIETIMFPYNIVEQQGAELIRRCAEMGKGFIDMKPLAGGAIEDGRLALRYVLSNPNVTVAIPGMAAPEELESNVKGADNIAPLTEEEQAACQKVRDALGTQFCRRCNYCAPCTVGISIPNVFLFQGYLNRYGLADWGRARYATLKVKASACVQCGACETRCPYNLPIRQMMKKAAEDFGE from the coding sequence ATGCAATACGTACAACTGGGCCAGACCGGCCTGAAAATCTCCCGCCTGGGATTCGGCGGCATTCCCATCCAGCGCATCGACCAGCCCGGCACCCGGGCGCTGCTGAAGGCAGCCCACGAGGCCGGCATCAACTACATCGATACCGCCCGCGCCTACACGGTCAGCGAGGGCTGGATCGGCCAGTCGCTGGAGGAGCTGGGGCTGCGGGATGCCTTTGTGCTGGCCACCAAGTGCCGCGCCCTGACCAAAGCCGACATGGAGGCCGAGCTGGCCGCCAGCCTGAAAAACCTGCGCACCGACCACATCGAACTCTACCAGTTCCACAACCCCAGCATGGAGGACCTGAAGAAAATTCTCGCCCCCGGCGGTTCCCTGGAAGCCCTGCTGGAAGCCAAGGCCAAGGGCGTGGTGGGGCATATCGGCCTGACGGCCCACCTGGCGGCGGTCTTTGAGGCGGCGCTGGAGGTGCCGGAGATCGAGACCATCATGTTCCCCTATAACATTGTGGAGCAGCAGGGGGCGGAGCTTATCCGCCGCTGCGCCGAAATGGGCAAGGGCTTCATCGACATGAAACCGCTGGCGGGCGGCGCCATCGAGGACGGCCGTCTGGCGCTGCGGTATGTGCTGTCCAACCCCAACGTGACGGTGGCCATCCCCGGCATGGCGGCCCCCGAGGAGCTGGAAAGCAACGTGAAGGGCGCCGACAACATCGCCCCCCTCACCGAGGAGGAGCAGGCGGCCTGCCAGAAGGTGCGGGACGCCCTGGGCACCCAGTTCTGCCGCCGGTGCAACTATTGCGCGCCCTGCACGGTGGGCATCTCCATTCCCAACGTCTTTCTGTTCCAGGGATACCTGAACCGGTACGGCCTTGCGGACTGGGGCAGGGCGCGGTACGCTACCCTGAAAGTGAAGGCCAGCGCCTGCGTGCAGTGCGGTGCCTGCGAGACCCGCTGCCCCTACAACCTGCCCATCCGCCAGATGATGAAGAAGGCTGCGGAGGATTTCGGCGAATAA
- a CDS encoding cysteine desulfurase family protein, with protein sequence MLSDPQLHYLDNAATTRIDPAVTEVIHDALVELWANPSSLYDPAVAAQDGIENARARIAKTLHCRSDEIYFTGCGTEGNNMAIWGAAMPRRQWGHKVVVSGFEHPSVQLAARALKNEGFEVVEILPEADGHLDIQKFLAAVDKNTVLASCMAVNNETGAVQDIAALAAGIKARNSRTHFHVDAVQAWLRMPIDLQKWAGVDTLSVSGHKIHAPKGIGALFVRDSQRQTLRPPYCGGHQERGLRPGTENTPYIVGLGLAAAKGYQGMRARTKQIEALNHRLRQGLAELPGITVNSPEDAVPEVLNFSTGCINSQTFINYLNTRGVLVSGGSACDKGEPSHTLQAMGCDERIIHTALRVSFCADNTDEDVDALLDGLKNGLQSLQHI encoded by the coding sequence ATGCTTTCCGACCCCCAGCTTCATTATCTGGACAACGCCGCAACCACCCGCATCGACCCGGCGGTGACCGAGGTCATCCACGATGCGCTGGTGGAACTGTGGGCCAATCCCAGCAGCCTCTACGACCCGGCGGTGGCTGCCCAGGACGGCATCGAAAATGCCCGGGCCCGCATCGCCAAAACGCTGCACTGCCGCAGCGATGAGATCTACTTCACCGGCTGCGGCACCGAAGGCAACAATATGGCCATCTGGGGCGCGGCCATGCCCCGGCGGCAGTGGGGCCACAAGGTGGTGGTCTCGGGGTTTGAACACCCCAGCGTGCAGCTTGCGGCCCGCGCGCTGAAAAACGAAGGCTTTGAGGTGGTGGAGATCCTGCCCGAGGCGGACGGCCACCTGGACATCCAGAAATTCCTGGCCGCGGTGGACAAGAACACCGTGCTGGCCTCCTGCATGGCGGTGAACAACGAAACCGGCGCCGTGCAGGACATTGCCGCCCTGGCGGCAGGCATCAAGGCCCGCAACAGCCGCACCCATTTCCATGTGGACGCGGTGCAGGCCTGGCTGCGCATGCCCATCGACCTGCAGAAGTGGGCCGGGGTGGATACCCTGTCGGTGTCCGGCCACAAAATCCATGCCCCCAAGGGCATCGGGGCGCTCTTCGTGCGGGACAGCCAGCGCCAGACGCTGCGCCCGCCCTACTGCGGCGGCCATCAGGAGCGGGGCCTGCGTCCCGGCACCGAGAACACCCCCTATATCGTGGGCCTGGGTCTGGCGGCGGCCAAAGGCTACCAGGGCATGCGGGCCCGCACAAAACAGATCGAAGCCCTCAACCACCGCCTGCGGCAGGGGCTGGCGGAACTGCCCGGCATCACCGTCAATTCCCCTGAGGATGCGGTGCCCGAGGTGCTGAACTTCTCCACCGGGTGCATCAACAGCCAGACCTTCATCAACTACCTGAACACCCGCGGGGTGCTGGTGTCGGGGGGCAGCGCCTGCGACAAGGGCGAACCCAGCCACACGCTGCAGGCCATGGGCTGTGATGAGCGCATCATCCACACGGCGCTGCGGGTCAGCTTCTGCGCCGACAACACCGACGAGGATGTGGACGCCCTGCTGGACGGGCTGAAAAACGGTCTGCAGAGTCTGCAGCATATCTGA